One stretch of Manis pentadactyla isolate mManPen7 chromosome 10, mManPen7.hap1, whole genome shotgun sequence DNA includes these proteins:
- the LOC130679269 gene encoding olfactory receptor 6C2-like has translation MKSVMRNHSTIRTFIILGLTNDPQLEILVFIFLFISYTLSLIGNLTIISLIMVDSHLKTAMYFFLQNFSFLEISFTTSGVPTYLYIISSGNRAISIKACFSQIFFVVLFGATEYFLLSVMSYDGYVAICKPLHYVTIMNNRVCRNLILSCWASGLLTFLPPLGLSLNLEFCDFDIDHFFCDASAILKNSCSDTWFIEQLVVFFAVLTFIMTFVCIVLSYVYIIRTILRLPSTQQRKKAFSTCSSHMIVVCITYGSGIFIYIKPSAKNEVAVNKVVSLLIMSVAHVLNPFIYTLRNKQVKQSFHDSLKRLAFISKKY, from the coding sequence ATGAAGTCAGTGATGAGAAACCATTCAACAATAAGAACATTCATCATTCTGGGATTGACAAATGATCCACAACTAGAgattttggtttttatatttctgtttatcTCATATACATTAAGTTTAATTGGGAATCTGACCATAATTTCACTCATCATGGTggattctcatttaaaaacagctatgtatttttttcttcaaaacttctctttcttagaaatctcattcacaacttctggtgtccccacatacctctACATCATATCAAGTGGGAACAGGGCCATCAGCATCAAAGCCTGCTTCAGtcaaattttttttgtggtcCTCTTTGGAGCTACAGAATATTTTCTGTTGTCTGTGATGTCCTATGAcggctatgtggccatctgcaaacccctgcattacgtGACCATCATGAACAACAGAGTCTGCAGGAACCTCATCCTCAGTTGTTGGGCATCTGGCTTATTGACTTTCCTTCCACCCCTTGGTTTGAGCCTTaatctggaattctgtgactTTGATATTGACCATTTTTTCTGTGATGCTTCTGCAATACTGAAGAATTCATGCTCAGACACATGGTTCATTGAACAGCTAGTTGTATTCTTTGCTGTGTTGACTTTCATAATGACCTTTGTGTGTATAGTTCTGTCCTATGTATACATCATTAGGACGATTCTAAGATTACCCTCAacccagcaaagaaaaaaagcctTCTCTACAtgttcttcccacatgattgtgGTTTGCATCACCTATGGAAGCGGTATCTTTATCTATATCAAACCTTCAGCTAAGAACGAAGTGGCAGTTAATAAGGTGGTTTCTCTGCTAATTATGTCTGTAGCCCATGTGTTGAACCCCTTCATTTATACCCTAAGAAATAAGCAagtaaagcagtctttccatgatAGTCTCAAAAGACTTgcatttatttcaaagaaatattag